The following are encoded together in the Bacteroidales bacterium genome:
- a CDS encoding 23S rRNA (pseudouridine(1915)-N(3))-methyltransferase RlmH, with product MKFTLINTGKTEEKYIQDGLALYEKRLLHYCSFENTFVNVGSVAGKLPVPQLKLREAEIILKKIKPEDFVVLLDENGKQMKSQEMAAWMNEQMIRGTRHLVFITGGAYGFHESMHHRANLKLSLSLLTFPHQLVRLIFLEQLYRAFTIIRGEPYH from the coding sequence ATGAAGTTCACGCTTATAAACACTGGTAAAACTGAGGAAAAGTACATTCAGGATGGCCTCGCACTTTACGAAAAACGCCTGCTTCATTATTGCAGTTTTGAGAACACATTTGTGAATGTCGGTTCAGTTGCCGGCAAACTCCCTGTACCGCAGCTTAAGCTTAGAGAAGCCGAAATAATATTGAAAAAGATCAAACCTGAAGATTTTGTTGTGTTGCTTGATGAGAATGGCAAACAGATGAAATCGCAGGAAATGGCAGCTTGGATGAATGAGCAGATGATCCGGGGAACCCGGCATCTTGTCTTTATCACCGGCGGTGCTTATGGGTTTCATGAAAGCATGCATCATCGTGCGAACCTAAAGCTCTCACTTTCTCTTCTTACATTTCCGCATCAGCTTGTCAGACTTATTTTTCTGGAACAACTATACCGTGCTTTTACAATCATCCGCGGCGAACCCTATCAC
- a CDS encoding DUF4783 domain-containing protein has protein sequence MINKFFFITFFSMLVFVIPTAYSQDEDVGNTIVRHISNGNSQELSKFFNASIQLTLPDNDGRFSKPQAELIMRNFFIKYPPKSFTISHKGSSSDGSRYFIGVYKSSNNTFRSYYLLKLVTDAELIHQLRLENDD, from the coding sequence ATGATCAATAAGTTTTTCTTCATTACCTTCTTCTCAATGCTGGTTTTTGTCATTCCCACTGCTTATTCGCAGGATGAAGATGTTGGCAATACAATTGTTAGGCATATCAGTAACGGCAATTCACAGGAACTTTCAAAATTTTTTAACGCCAGCATTCAGCTCACATTGCCCGATAATGACGGCAGATTCAGCAAACCGCAGGCTGAACTCATTATGCGGAACTTTTTTATAAAATATCCGCCAAAATCTTTTACAATCAGCCACAAGGGATCTTCTTCTGATGGATCGCGTTACTTCATTGGCGTTTATAAATCAAGTAACAATACCTTCAGGTCGTATTACCTTTTGAAACTTGTTACTGATGCCGAACTCATCCATCAGTTGCGCCTCGAAAACGATGATTAA
- a CDS encoding YihY/virulence factor BrkB family protein, translating to MMNYFKRLYDKFIHSPHRRLLIRYLRKIILPGFDGIPLYDVMKFFLTGIIKGSVTTRASAVSFNFFMALFPAIIVLFTLIPYVPISGFQDSLLELMQSLIPQQIYETVEDTLLDIINRPRGGLLSIGFFLTLYFATNGVSSIIEAFNQTYYTIETRSFLRTQLVSVALVFMLAFLLIITIALITLGPALINWLDATGFLRGRYTYEMIIGVKWLITVLMFLILYSSLYYFAPARKQGFRFISAGSTLSTILTVVTSIGFNYYVNNFSQYNTLYGSIGTLLIFLLFIYFNSIILLLGFEMNASIMQVQRGRKASLNPDS from the coding sequence ATGATGAATTATTTCAAAAGGCTGTATGATAAATTCATCCATAGTCCCCACAGGCGTTTATTGATACGTTACCTCCGTAAAATCATTCTTCCCGGATTTGATGGCATACCACTGTATGATGTCATGAAATTTTTCTTAACGGGTATTATAAAAGGGTCAGTAACAACACGCGCATCAGCAGTATCATTTAATTTTTTTATGGCGCTGTTTCCCGCAATCATTGTACTTTTCACCCTTATTCCTTATGTTCCCATTTCCGGCTTCCAGGATTCACTGCTTGAATTAATGCAAAGCCTCATACCACAACAAATCTACGAAACTGTCGAGGATACGCTTCTGGATATCATCAACCGACCGAGAGGTGGCCTGCTTTCTATTGGGTTTTTTCTGACCCTCTATTTTGCTACCAATGGTGTCAGCAGTATCATAGAAGCGTTTAACCAAACCTATTATACAATTGAAACCAGATCATTTCTACGTACACAACTTGTTTCAGTTGCACTTGTATTTATGCTTGCATTTTTATTGATAATTACAATCGCGCTCATTACTCTTGGACCCGCCCTTATTAACTGGCTTGATGCTACAGGGTTTTTACGCGGGCGTTATACTTACGAAATGATCATCGGGGTAAAATGGCTGATAACTGTGCTCATGTTCCTGATTTTGTATTCATCACTGTATTATTTTGCTCCTGCCAGGAAACAAGGTTTCAGATTTATTTCAGCAGGCTCAACATTGTCCACAATTCTTACAGTAGTCACCAGCATTGGGTTCAATTATTACGTGAACAATTTTAGTCAGTACAATACCTTATATGGCAGTATTGGAACCCTGCTGATTTTCCTATTGTTTATCTATTTCAACTCTATCATTTTGCTCCTCGGTTTCGAGATGAATGCCAGTATCATGCAGGTTCAGCGCGGGCGGAAAGCCAGCCTGAACCCGGATAGTTGA
- a CDS encoding NAD(P)-binding domain-containing protein produces the protein MLENKIIIAGAGSIGTALGNVLAGRMNPEVILLSIEPEVVESINEQSVNSKYFPGIKLHPDLKATIQNKVVKNAGVLFFAVPSAVVKEVADKLKPYLDPNTILVNLAKGYGNGSKTVAEILNASFSNPVVSFKGPAFARELINSMPTGFTVGSADSSSDDFFRELTSETCIHLDFSNDLRGVELVSILKNIYAIAMGIVDAHFNSPNLRFLVFTKAFNEIRELLLLLGGKEETLFNYCGIGDFGLTALNDLSRNRTLGLLIGKGFFSDTIADHVVLEGKMAIKIIREEVILKQHDPGRFKIFHELYQVFSGHYNLPKFVTNILGT, from the coding sequence ATGCTTGAAAATAAAATTATTATCGCCGGTGCAGGCAGCATTGGAACTGCGCTCGGAAATGTGCTTGCCGGAAGAATGAATCCGGAAGTCATTCTTTTATCCATTGAACCGGAGGTTGTTGAGTCAATTAATGAGCAGAGTGTCAATAGCAAGTACTTCCCCGGGATTAAATTGCATCCCGATTTAAAAGCGACCATTCAAAACAAAGTTGTTAAAAATGCCGGTGTGCTATTTTTTGCTGTTCCATCTGCTGTCGTGAAGGAAGTCGCGGATAAATTGAAACCTTATCTTGACCCAAACACCATTCTTGTGAACCTTGCCAAAGGTTATGGAAACGGATCAAAAACCGTTGCTGAGATTCTGAATGCTTCATTTTCAAACCCGGTTGTAAGTTTTAAAGGCCCTGCCTTTGCACGCGAGCTTATCAACTCAATGCCAACCGGTTTTACTGTTGGAAGCGCTGATTCTTCTTCTGATGATTTTTTTCGCGAACTGACAAGTGAAACCTGCATTCATCTCGATTTTTCAAACGATCTGCGCGGCGTGGAATTGGTGAGCATCTTAAAAAACATTTATGCCATAGCTATGGGCATTGTTGATGCACATTTTAATTCGCCCAATCTACGCTTCCTGGTTTTTACAAAAGCATTCAATGAGATCAGGGAATTGCTTCTGCTGTTGGGTGGAAAAGAAGAAACACTTTTTAATTACTGCGGCATTGGCGATTTCGGGCTTACAGCGCTTAACGATCTGAGCCGTAACCGAACGCTGGGTTTACTCATAGGAAAAGGATTCTTTTCTGATACTATCGCTGATCATGTAGTGCTGGAAGGCAAAATGGCCATTAAGATTATCAGGGAAGAAGTTATATTAAAGCAACATGACCCTGGCAGGTTCAAAATATTCCATGAACTGTATCAGGTTTTTTCAGGACATTACAACCTTCCAAAATTTGTTACTAATATATTGGGAACCTGA
- a CDS encoding polysaccharide biosynthesis C-terminal domain-containing protein → MGIVQRDSFRITIIAYIGAAIGYINKIFLFTNFLEADQVGLANLMITLALIYAQFAALGSYNITYKFFPFFDDKKNNHNGFLPGITVLAMAGFLITTILFLLFQKPFKLYYQESSPLLVEYIYYLIPLGLATLYFHLFDSYLRSLYQNIVPSLIFEVALRIFVTLTISAYALGFISFPAFVAIYVIANCLPAILVILYTWYIRQLFFKPYFSPLWRRLGKIILVYGAFSLFNNLSVLLLSSIDSLMVARIIDLGAAGIYTTMIFITSVLLIPYRSIMKVSTPVVASHWKARAMDKMEDLYHRASDSNLVIGGGLFLLLWVNIDSILAFMPEEYAVGKYVFLLLGIGRLFDITSGLNGVIMLTSKKYRYDLFFTLGLVVFAVISNYIFIPVFGMNGAAFASMITLVLYNFLRIIFIQIHFKIQPFLLRQLWVPALILLITLVTSQVGEIIIVYVDVLIRSAVVGLLFIIPVYFLKISVDTNQMIDRYVRWMKIFYKLKKK, encoded by the coding sequence ATGGGCATAGTTCAGCGCGATAGTTTCCGGATAACCATCATAGCTTATATCGGAGCAGCAATCGGGTATATCAATAAGATATTCCTTTTTACCAATTTTTTAGAAGCCGATCAGGTGGGACTGGCCAACCTGATGATTACCCTTGCTCTGATTTATGCTCAGTTTGCTGCCTTGGGTTCGTACAATATTACTTACAAATTTTTCCCTTTTTTTGATGATAAAAAAAATAATCACAATGGTTTCCTGCCAGGAATCACTGTGCTGGCAATGGCAGGCTTTCTAATAACCACAATTCTTTTTTTACTCTTCCAGAAACCTTTCAAATTATACTACCAGGAAAGCAGCCCACTACTGGTCGAATATATTTATTACCTTATCCCATTGGGATTGGCCACTTTATATTTTCACCTATTTGATTCTTATCTGCGAAGTCTATACCAAAACATTGTACCATCGCTGATTTTTGAGGTAGCCCTCCGGATCTTTGTAACACTCACCATTTCTGCTTATGCTCTTGGTTTCATAAGCTTTCCGGCGTTTGTAGCCATTTACGTGATTGCCAATTGCCTGCCCGCAATTCTTGTGATCCTGTACACCTGGTATATCAGGCAACTGTTTTTCAAACCATATTTTTCTCCCTTGTGGAGAAGATTGGGTAAGATTATTCTGGTATATGGCGCTTTCTCATTGTTCAATAATTTGAGCGTGCTGCTTTTATCAAGCATAGATTCATTGATGGTAGCCAGGATCATTGACCTTGGTGCAGCAGGAATTTACACTACGATGATTTTTATTACCAGCGTTTTACTTATCCCATATCGTTCAATCATGAAGGTATCAACCCCGGTTGTTGCCTCGCACTGGAAGGCGCGGGCGATGGATAAGATGGAAGATTTATACCACAGGGCTTCGGATAGCAACCTGGTCATCGGTGGCGGGTTATTTTTACTGTTATGGGTTAATATTGACTCGATTTTAGCTTTTATGCCAGAGGAGTATGCGGTCGGAAAGTATGTTTTTTTGCTACTGGGTATCGGTAGGCTGTTTGATATTACATCAGGCCTGAACGGTGTGATAATGCTCACATCAAAAAAATACCGTTACGATTTGTTTTTCACCCTGGGCCTGGTGGTTTTTGCTGTGATCTCAAATTATATTTTTATCCCCGTTTTCGGTATGAACGGTGCCGCATTTGCAAGCATGATCACACTAGTACTATACAATTTTTTGAGGATCATTTTCATACAGATACATTTTAAGATTCAGCCTTTTCTACTCAGGCAGCTCTGGGTTCCAGCCCTCATCCTTTTAATTACACTTGTTACATCCCAGGTAGGTGAGATCATTATTGTGTATGTTGATGTGCTGATCCGGAGTGCTGTTGTCGGGTTATTGTTTATAATTCCGGTCTATTTCCTTAAAATATCTGTTGACACCAACCAAATGATTGACCGCTATGTAAGATGGATGAAAATATTCTACAAATTGAAGAAGAAATAG